In Palaemon carinicauda isolate YSFRI2023 chromosome 18, ASM3689809v2, whole genome shotgun sequence, a genomic segment contains:
- the LOC137657319 gene encoding uncharacterized protein produces MELQYNLNYTVVPSTTDTHLFRQPQITQLSRQPQIHICSVNHRYTFVPSTTDYTVVPSTTDTHLFRQPQITQLFHQPQIHICPFNHRLHSCPVNHRYTFFPSTTDYTVVPSTTDTHLFHQPQITQLSHYTVVPSTTDTHLFHQPQITQLSRHPQIHICSINHRLHSCPVNHRYTFVPSTTDYTVVPSTTDTHLFHQPQITQLSHQPQIHICSINHRLHSCPVNHRYTFVPSTTDYTVVPSTTDTHLFHQPQITQDTVVRQPIDTKLFRQPQSHDCSVNQQAQSCSVNHKYTFVPSTTETQLFSKPPDTMLFRQPQTQSSSINQGYTVVPSSTDTQLFHQPVDTKLFHQLQSCSVNLRLHSLPSTTNTNLFRQPQIHSCSINHRLHSCSFNHRCTFILSTKGAQLFSNPTDTKYKVVPSTTDTQFFSQPTDTKLFHQPQIHICSINHRYTVLPSTNRYKVVPSTTDTQLFHQPTDT; encoded by the exons ATTACACAGTTGTCCCGTCAACCACAGATACACATTTGTTCCGTCAACCACAGATTACACAGTTGTCCCGTCAACCACAGATACACATTTGTTCCGTCAACCACAGATACACATTTGTTCCATCAACCACAGATTACACAGTTGTCCCGTCAACCACAGATACACATTTGTTCCGTCAACCACAGATTACACAGTTGTTCCATCAACCACAGATACACATTTGTCCCTTCAACCACAGATTACATAGTTGTCCCGTCAACCACAGATACACATTTTTTCCATCAACCACTGATTACACAGTTGTCCCGTCAACCACAGATACACATTTGTTCCATCAACCACAGATTACACAGTTGTCTC ATTACACAGTTGTCCCGTCAACCACAGATACACATTTGTTCCATCAACCACAGATTACACAGTTGTCCCGTCACCCACAGATACACATTTGTTCCATCAACCACAGATTACACAGCTGTCCCGTCAACCACAGATACACATTTGTTCCATCAACCACTGATTACACAGTTGTTCCGTCAACCACAGATACACATTTGTTCCATCAACCACAGATTACACAGTTGTCCCATCAACCACAGATACACATTTGTTCCATCAACCACAGATTACACAGTTGTCCTGTCAACCACAGATACACATTTGTTCCATCAACCACTGATTACACAGTTGTTCCGTCAACCACAGATACACATTTGTTCCATCAACCACAGATTACACA AGACACAGTTGTCCGTCAACCAATAGACACAAAGTTGTTCCGTCAACCACAGAGCCACGATTGTTCAGTAAATCAACAGGCACAAAGTTGTTCCGTTAACCACAAATACACATTTGTTCCATCAACCACAGAGACACAGTTGTTCAGTAAACCACCAGACACAATGTTGTTCCGTCAACCACAG ACACAAAGTAGTTCCATTAACCAGGGATACACAGTTGTTCCTTCATCCACAGATACACAGTTGTTCCATCAACCAGTAGACACAAAATTGTTCCATCAACTACAAAGTTGTTCTGTCAACCTTAGATTACACAGTCTTCCGTCAACCACAAACACAAATTTGTTCCGTCAACCACAGATACACAGTTGTTCCATCAACCACAGATTACACAGTTGTTCCTTCAACCATAGATGCACATTTATTTTGTCAACCAAAGGGGCACAGTTGTTCAGTAATCCAACAGACACAAAGTACAAAGTTGTTCCGTCAACCACAGATACACAGTTCTTCTCTCAACCAACAGACACAAAGTTGTTCCATCAACCACAGATACACATTTGTTCCATCAACCACAGATACACAGTTCTTCCGTCAACCAATAGATACAAAGTTGTTCCATCAACCACAGATACACAGTTGTTCCATCAACCAACAGACACATAG
- the LOC137657841 gene encoding uncharacterized protein gives MADQVVISRSSFEKLKRVFKGNVMKIRELQNDNEKLKKSLPERIAHINNTKRNRAFFENIEPVSSGEGIEAVRKDTQKVSLSACQKYSVPRLAHISHEFSESQQVQASTVWTHSHPLLDKVTVYQNNARTAINLQSPVNNQQVNFHKPEKDIYGSYHHKKFFYSATTLPSPSSEYPQRLEESKTERKALQHLSSQNERVNDNKASPDTPIGQERNSSHHNSQPLLRSPVKRPILLPYLQKPPCSQIARQTPPSYQNFQGQKHQLPYPNSDKKEVENPDNLSSYQSFQKNIGQNQIPFSKSQNELQGTVIDQGYQKPLASKEIVSSNEILLVKDTETPGTLSFDKNDDDFEIIYENLDVVIIQSRGKLEKTSLPSYKPSLIPYVIESRSQNLKVVPSSLNDKPILDHNSSSKIKLDRLTKSKVMSKNLFLSKNKFKHKKLDNNRNFPLIPPHPYDLRTTHLLAPPDSSSSRLGQSSKDAISKPSKGSSLVSSGSRVVRGKTTQDVFTPEAVMNTFAEMYQENHENSRRSSVCFEDLFDSVLSEKPKGSTVIPSMNNNAVVTEPSVPIMHNGNTNECYESQTGMEKQKDSSFAEKLSVKDTSHLSVYDNIDKLPYGTYCLMCKITVAGREILQHLLFGHMECKRCDLLIVNCKELAESERKGHQCKNAFRDTHDFYCVNNFDYRSPKIKIPYRNKKSEPYLFKKHIYMNSLRSMFNVKPRGSVLGKAQQLASKTYSDSSNHIADSKRKSVSEEGKDFTSKSNDKLSGPLTKTDIGKQGGVGMEINSCSSENKANSTNVKHNSKSSVGSESYSISVAIEEESCRDSVIMGTNSCFLEINANSTNLKDNSKSSVGSESYSIRVAIEEESCRDSVNMGTNSCFSEINANSTNVKDNSKSSSSSEPCSTSVAIEEESSRDSVNMGTNSFSSESNTNLSNVKDNSKSSVSSEPCSIRVAIEEESSRDSVNMGTNSCFSESNTNLSNVKDNSKSSVSSEPCSISVAIEEESCRDSVNMGTNSCFTEINANSTNVKDNSKSSVSSEPCSIRVAIEEESSRDSVNMGTNSCFSESNTNLSNVKDNSKSSVSSEPCSISVAIEEESCRDSVNMGTNSCFTEINANSTNVKDNSKSSVGSESCSINVATVEESLRDSVASKVRPSVVVGVPKVSVGFESASISSTDMGEGSKDVIDSQSCSSSAPILKEDPKNLACYSEKACNKYRKIKLKIPVLPKGKQILVAEKSDKEIVAKSGYGDCIEKEGLFPRKSKSGKTVVRQEKNEIMNAAENIEVNFLTEDVTKFSKEFDIVKEEIQELNEIEANVDIVKSEYFMEEFQATSTLDIVKSEYFMEEFQATSTLQPITEYVTLCNNASTAMRCDIQSFSCSSDKELISWNEMNRNSDSQEKFDIRIDIHDAGSNPEAICDTSSISQNLYSRSHYSQDSDEKQLIINFQTDETTGLANVKCPEECPMCYTVLCPSRFRVNLKTFRMTSRCLGCGLFITITLDECENPNNTKRTYKRPGPKSKTKPHASKMQKLAE, from the coding sequence ATGGCGGACCAGGTCGTTATAAGTAGATCTTCCTTTGAAAAACTGAAGCGTGTTTTTAAGGGAAATGTTATGAAAATACGTGAGCTGCAAAATgataatgaaaagttaaaaaaaagccTTCCGGAAAGAATTGCACATATCAACAACACAAAAAGAAATCGAGCCTTCTTTGAAAATATTGAACCTGTGTCATCTGGTGAAGGCATTGAAGCAGTGAGAAAAGATACACAAAAAGTCTCTTTATCTGCATGTCAGAAGTACTCGGTACCTAGATTGGCCCATATTAGTCATGAATTTTCAGAGTCTCAGCAAGTACAGGCCAGTACCGTATGGACACATTCTCATCCATTGTTAGACAAAGTAACAGTATACCAAAATAATGCAAGGACAGCAATAAATTTGCAAAGTCCTGTAAATAACCAACAGGTTAACTTTCATAAACCTGAAAAAGACATATATGGTTCCTATCATCACAAGAAATTCTTTTACTCTGCAACTACTCTTCCTTCGCCCTCTTCAGAATATCCTCAGAGACTAGAAGAAAGCAAGACAGAGAGGAAAGCACTGCAGCATCTGTCATCACAAAATGAACGTGTAAATGACAATAAGGCATCACCAGACACACCAATAGGACAAGAACGTAACTCTTCCCATCACAATTCACAGCCGTTGCTAAGATCCCCAGTTAAACGTCCAATCTTATTACCTTACCTTCAGAAACCACCGTGTTCTCAGATCGCTCGCCAAACACCTCCATCCTATCAGAATTTTCAGGGCCAGAAGCATCAGCTACCTTATCCTAATTCTGATAAGAAAGAAGTTGAGAACCCAGACAATCTTTCCTCCTATCAGTCCTTCCAGAAAAATATTGGACAAAACCAGATTCCTTTCAGTAAAAGTCAAAATGAACTGCAAGGAACAGTGATAGATCAAGGGTATCAAAAGCCACTAGCCTCCAAAGAGATTGTATCGTCTAATGAAATTTTGTTAGTAAAGGACACAGAGACTCCCGGTACATTATCATTTGACAAAAATGATGATGATTTCGAAATAATCTATGAAAATTTGGACGTAGTGATAATTCAGTCACGAGGTAAATTAGAAAAAACTTCATTGCCATCATACAAACCTTCTCTCATCCCTTATGTTATTGAGTCAAGATCACAAAATTTGAAAGTAGTACCATCATCATTAAATGATAAACCTATTTTGGATCATAATTCTTCAAGCAAGATAAAATTGGATAGACTTACAAAATCAAAAGTGATGTCAAAAAATTTATTCCTCTCCAAGAACAAATTTAAGCACAAGAAACTGGACAATAATAGAAATTTCCCTTTAATACCTCCTCATCCATATGATTTAAGAACAACACATCTCTTGGCACCACCTGACAGCAGCTCTTCAAGACTTGGCCAATCTTCAAAGGATGCCATCTCAAAACCGTCCAAAGGTTCTTCATTAGTTTCTTCTGGCTCTCGGGTTGTTAGAGGTAAGACGACACAAGATGTTTTCACACCAGAAGCTGTAATGAACACATTTGCAGAAATGTATCAAGAAAACCATGAAAATTCACGCCGTTCTTCGGTTTGTTTTGAGGATTTATTTGATTCAGTGCTCAGTGAAAAACCCAAAGGGTCTACAGTTATACCTTCTATGAATAACAATGCAGTTGTTACCGAGCCTTCAGTACCAATCATGCATAATGGTAACACTAATGAATGCTATGAATCTCAGACTGGTATGGAAAAACAAAAGGATTCTTCTTTTGCTGAAAAATTGTCAGTAAAAGATACAAGCCATCTTAGTgtttatgataatattgataaacttCCATATGGAACATATTGTTTAATGTGCAAAATTACAGTAGCAGGGCGAGAGATCCTCCAGCATTTACTTTTTGGACATATGGAATGTAAAAGATGTGATTTGCTTATTGTGAATTGCAAAGAGTTGGCAGAAAGTGAGAGAAAAGGGCATCAGTGCAAGAATGCATTTCGTGATACCCATGATTTTTATTGTGTGAATAATTTTGACTATCGGTCCCCCAAAATAAAAATCCCGTATAGAAACAAAAAGTCTGAACCATACTTGTTTAAAAAACATATCTATATGAATAGTTTAAGATCAATGTTTAATGTGAAACCTAGGGGATCAGTACTTGGAAAGGCTCAACAATTAGCTAGTAAAACTTATTCAGATTCAAGCAATCATATTGCAGATTCTAAAAGAAAGTCTGTCAGTGAAGAAGGTAAGGATTTTACTTCTAAATCAAATGATAAGCTATCAGGGCCATTGACTAAAACGGATATAGGCAAGCAAGGTGGAGTAGGTATGGAAATAAATTCGTGTTCTTCAGAAAACAAAGCTAACTCCACCAATGTAAAACATAATTCTAAAAGTTCAGTGGGTTCAGAGTCATATTCCATCAGTGTAGCTATTGAGGAAGAGAGCTGTAGAGATTCTGTTATTATGGGGACAAATTCCTGTTTTTTAGAAATCAATGCTAACTCCACCAATCTAAAAGATAATTCTAAAAGTTCAGTGGGTTCAGAGTCATATTCCATTAGAGTAGCTATTGAGGAAGAGAGCTGTAGAGATTCTGTTAATATGGGgacaaattcttgtttttcagaaaTCAATGCTAACTCCACCAATGTAAAAGATAATTCTAAAAGTTCCTCAAGTTCAGAGCCATGTTCCACCAGTGTAGCTATTGAGGAAGAAAGCTCTAGAGATTCTGTTAATATGGGGACAAATTCCTTTTCTTCAGAGAGCAATACTAATTTAAGCAATGTAAAAGATAATTCTAAAAGTTCTGTAAGTTCAGAGCCATGTTCCATCAGAGTAGCTATTGAGGAAGAAAGCTCTAGAGATTCTGTTAATATGGGgacaaattcttgtttttcagaaaGCAATACTAATTTAAGCAATGTAAAAGATAATTCTAAAAGTTCCGTAAGTTCAGAGCCGTGTTCCATCAGTGTAGCTATTGAGGAAGAAAGCTGTAGAGATTCTGTTAATATGGGGACAAATTCTTGTTTTACAGAAATCAATGCTAACTCCACCAATGTAAAAGATAATTCTAAAAGTTCCGTAAGTTCAGAGCCATGTTCCATCAGAGTAGCTATTGAGGAAGAAAGCTCTAGAGATTCTGTTAATATGGGgacaaattcttgtttttcagaaaGCAATACTAATTTAAGCAATGTAAAAGATAATTCTAAAAGTTCCGTAAGTTCAGAGCCGTGTTCCATCAGTGTAGCTATTGAGGAAGAAAGCTGTAGAGATTCTGTTAATATGGGGACAAATTCTTGTTTTACAGAAATCAATGCTAACTCCACCAATGTAAAAGATAATTCTAAAAGTTCAGTAGGTTCAGAGTCATGCTCCATCAATGTAGCTACAGTGGAAGAAAGCTTGAGAGATTCTGTTGCATCTAAGGTTAGGCCTTCTGTTGTGGTAGGAGTCCCTAAAGTCTCTGTAGGATTTGAGTCTGCCTCTATCAGCTCAACTGACATGGGAGAAGGCTCTAAAGATGTTATAGATTCTCAGTCGTGTTCCAGCAGTGCACCTATTCTGAAAGAAGACCCTAAAAATTTGGCATGCTACTCTGAAAAAGCCTGTAACAAATATAGGAAAATAAAACTAAAGATACCAGTTCTTCCAAAAGGAAAACAAATTTTGGTGGCAGAAAAATCAGATAAAGAAATAGTTGCTAAAAGTGGTTATGGTGATTGCATAGAAAAGGAAGGACTGTTCCCAAGGAAATCTAAAAGTGGAAAGACCGTTGTGagacaagaaaaaaatgaaattatgaatgcTGCAGAAAACATTGAAGTTAATTTTCTTACTGAAGATGTAACCAAATTTAGCAAAGAATTTGATATTGTTAAAGAAGAGATCCAAGAATTGAATGAAATAGAAGCAAATGTGGACATAGTGAAAAGTGAGTATTTCATGGAAGAATTCCAGGCAACGTCCACCTTAGACATAGTGAAAAGTGAGTATTTCATGGAAGAATTCCAGGCAACGTCCACCTTACAGCCAATCACAGAGTATGTTACGTTGTGTAATAACGCGAGTACTGCCATGCGATGTGACATTCAGTCTTTTAGCTGTTCATCAGATAAAGAACTGATATCCTGGAATGAAATGAATAGAAATAGTGATTCCCAGGAAAAGTTTGATATTAGGATTGACATTCATGATGCAGGAAGTAACCCTGAGGCAATATGTGATACAAGTAGCATTTCCCAAAACCTCTACAGCAGAAGCCATTATTCTCAGGATTCTGATGAAAAGCAACTCATTATCAACTTTCAGACAGATGAAACAACAGGACTAGCTAATGTTAAGTGCCCTGAGGAATGCCCCATGTGTTATACAGTGCTGTGTCCGTCAAGATTTCGTGTAAATCTAAAAACTTTCCGTATGACCTCACGTTGTCTCGGATGTGGTCTGTTTATTACCATAACACTTGATGAGTGCGAAAACCCAAACAACACGAAAAGAACTTATAAACGACCGGGTCCAAAGAGCAAGACTAAGCCTCATGCTAGCAAAATGCAAAAATTGGCAGAGTAA